The Meles meles chromosome 6, mMelMel3.1 paternal haplotype, whole genome shotgun sequence genome has a window encoding:
- the ZC2HC1C gene encoding LOW QUALITY PROTEIN: zinc finger C2HC domain-containing protein 1C (The sequence of the model RefSeq protein was modified relative to this genomic sequence to represent the inferred CDS: substituted 1 base at 1 genomic stop codon), with amino-acid sequence MAGLQLAPSPPVGVMLPYNKTEAPGLLSTKQEPCEKGDSSQRSSIGHPRNNFQQKLLSSKELTLDNICPHSMWNTSTKVRNCSYPHCVGISQQDSRSNPQGQAKGLFYSSSPQSRYPKTDNQEFISFTKKRVGVDRAYPLKPVFHRKSHSTGEAGIGGEQNVSPRPPEPREFPYSSFSSRNWVHSSVVRTVAATQEERAMANPNRTEWVQIQRLEAAGESLQEEIXRKETLLREKLKKTEEELRRIQKEKQQAKENEKRELQRMTLPRRRVKGNSNTAHRPAFSPEFGSEEVFSRAKGEDEIWGRSQENSSPFQLSDYGIQKLKRERLVASNNKIRDLVSEPSKECSQSSEGPGSAWQGSTSNPSLSRAPDSSVPSCSTEEPELGECNHCGRKFLLLRLERHSNVCSRMQGSKRKVFDSSRARAKGTELEQYLNWKGSASVKAEPPRKSNWRQKHESFICTLRQAREVQQVIAKGGNPADLPPILPAENPDYIQCPYCSRHFAPKVAERHIPKCKTIKNRPPPPRKHYG; translated from the exons ATGGCTGGCCTCCAGTTGGCACCATCTCCGCCTGTGGGCGTTATGCTTCCATATAATAAGACAGAAGCTCCAGGGCTCCTCTCCACTAAGCAAGAGCCCTGTGAAAAAGGTGACTCTTCTCAGCGGTCCTCCATCGGGCACCCGAGGAACAATTTCCAGCAGAAGCTTCTGAGCAGTAAAGAGCTAACACTGGATAATATCTGCCCTCATTCCATGTGGAACACCAGCACGAAAGTCCGGAACTGCTCCTATCCCCACTGTGTTGGAATTAGCCAGCAAGATTCAAGAAGCAATCCCCAGGGCCAAGCAAAGGGTTTATTTTACTCATCAAGTCCTCAGTCCCGGTATCCCAAAACAGATAACCAGGAATTCATCTCCTTCACAAAGAAGCGAGTTGGGGTAGACCGGGCATACCCACTGAAACCCGTGTTCCATAGGAAGTCTCACAGTACTGGGGAGGCTGGCATTGGTGGGGAGCAGAATGTTTCTCCAAGACCCCCTGAGCCAAGAGAGTTTCCATACAGCAGCTTTAGTTCAAGGAACTGGGTGCATTCATCTGTGGTTCGTACTGTTGCTGCCACACAGGAGGAGAGGGCCATGGCAAACCCCAACAGAACTGAATGGGTGCAGATCCAAAGACTAGAAGCTGCAGGGGAGAGCTTACAGGAGGAAATCTGAAGAAAGGAGACCCTCCTAAGggaaaaactgaagaagacagaggaggaaCTCAGAAGGatccagaaagaaaagcaacaggctaaggaaaatgaaaaaagagagctACAGAGAATGACACTCCCCAGGAGGAGAGTTAAAGGTAATAGCAACACCGCACACAGACCTGCCTTCTCCCCAGAATTCGGGTCTGAGGAGGTCTTCAGTAGAGCCAAGGGAGAGGATGAAATTTGGGGACGGTCTCAAGAAAATTCTAGTCCATTTCAGCTCTCTGATTATGGAATACAGAAACTCAAAAGGGAAAGACTGGTGGCAAGCAATAACAAAATCCGAGACCTAGTCTCAGAGCCATCAAAAGAGTGTTCTCAGTCTTCAGAAGGGCCTGGCAGTGCTTGGCAGGGGTCCACCAGCAATCCGAGTTTGTCTAGGGCCCCAGACTCCTCGGTTCCCAGCTGTTCCACTGAAGAGCCCGAACTTGGCGAATGTAACCACTGCGGACGCAAATTTCTCTTGCTCAGGCTGGAGAGACACTCCAACGTCTGCAGCAGGATGCAGGGTTCCAAGAGGAAAGTGTTTGACTCCTCCAGGGCCCGGGCCAAGGGCACAGAACTAGAGCAGTACTTGAACTGGAAGGGATCAGCCTCAGTCAAG GCTGAACCTCCTCGGAAGAGCAACTGGAGACAGAAGCACGAGTCCTTCATCTGTACGCTCCGTCAGGCCCGAGAGGTCCAGCAGGTAATTGCCAAAGGTGGAAACCCCGCAGACTTGCCTCCCATCCTGCCTGCAGAAAATCCGGATTATATTCAGTGTCCTTACTGCAGCCGCCACTTTGCTCCCAAGGTGGCCGAGCGGCACATTCCCAAGTGTAAGACCATTAAGAACCGGCCACCACCTCCAAGGAAGCATTACGGTTGA